A genome region from Magnolia sinica isolate HGM2019 chromosome 8, MsV1, whole genome shotgun sequence includes the following:
- the LOC131252604 gene encoding probable aquaporin PIP1-4 isoform X1, with protein sequence MEGKEEDVKLGANKFSERQPLGTAAQSEDKDYKEPPPAPLFEPGELSSWSFYRAGIAEFVATFLFLYITVLTVMGVKRSPNMCASVGIQGIAWAFGGMIFALVYCTAGISGGHINPAVTFGLFLARKLSLTRAIFYMVMQCLGAICGAGVVKGFQPSQYQLQGGGANSVNHGYTKGDGLGAEIVGTFVLVYTVFSATDAKRNARDSHVPILAPLPIGFAVFLVHLATIPITGTGINPARSLGAAIIFNRAHAWHDHWIFWVGPFIGAALAAVYHQIVIRAIPFKTKD encoded by the exons atggaagggAAAGAGGAGGATGTGAAGCTAGGAGCGAACAAGTTCTCGGAGCGACAGCCTCTCGGTACGGCCGCGCAGAGCGAAGACAAGGACTACAAGGAGCCACCACCCGCGCCCTTGTTCGAGCCGGGCGAGCTCAGTTCCTGGTCCTTCTACCGAGCCGGGATTGCTGAGTTCGTCGCCACGTTCCTCTTTCTGTACATCACCGTCTTGACGGTGATGGGCGTGAAGAGGTCCCCGAACATGTGTGCCAGCGTCGGGATTCAGGGTATCGCGTGGGCTTTTGGCGGCATGATCTTCGCCCTCGTCTATTGCACGGCTGGGATCTCAG GTGGTCACATTAACCCGGCGGTGACGTTCGGTCTGTTCCTTGCTCGGAAGCTTTCACTCACCCGGGCCATCTTCTACATGGTAATGCAATGCTTGGGTGCCATATGTGGAGCTGGTGTGGTGAAGGGCTTCCAGCCATCACAGTACCAATTGCAGGGTGGTGGTGCCAATTCAGTCAACCATGGCTACACTAAGGGCGATGGCCTGGGGGCTGAGATTGTTGGAACATTTGTCCTTGTCTACACTGTCTTCTCCGCCACCGATGCGAAGAGGAATGCCAGAGACTCCCATGTCCCT ATCTTGGCTCCTCTGCCTATTGGATTTGCAGTGTTTCTTGTCCATCTCGCAACCATCCCCATCACAGGAACTGGCATCAACCCGGCTAGAAGCCTTGGAGCGGCCATCATCTTCAACCGAGCTCATGCGTGGCATGACCAC TGGATTTTCTGGGTGGGCCCCTTCATTGGAGCAGCACTTGCAGCCGTTTACCACCAGATCGTGATCAGGGCCATTCCATTTAAAACCAAGGACTAA
- the LOC131252604 gene encoding probable aquaporin PIP1-4 isoform X2 — translation MEGKEEDVKLGANKFSERQPLGTAAQSEDKDYKEPPPAPLFEPGELSSWSFYRAGIAEFVATFLFLYITVLTVMGVKRSPNMCASVGIQGIAWAFGGMIFALVYCTAGISGGHINPAVTFGLFLARKLSLTRAIFYMVMQCLGAICGAGVVKGFQPSQYQLQGGGANSVNHGYTKGDGLGAEIVGTFVLVYTVFSATDAKRNARDSHVPILAPLPIGFAVFLVHLATIPITGTGINPARSLGAAIIFNRAHAWHDHCNRFI, via the exons atggaagggAAAGAGGAGGATGTGAAGCTAGGAGCGAACAAGTTCTCGGAGCGACAGCCTCTCGGTACGGCCGCGCAGAGCGAAGACAAGGACTACAAGGAGCCACCACCCGCGCCCTTGTTCGAGCCGGGCGAGCTCAGTTCCTGGTCCTTCTACCGAGCCGGGATTGCTGAGTTCGTCGCCACGTTCCTCTTTCTGTACATCACCGTCTTGACGGTGATGGGCGTGAAGAGGTCCCCGAACATGTGTGCCAGCGTCGGGATTCAGGGTATCGCGTGGGCTTTTGGCGGCATGATCTTCGCCCTCGTCTATTGCACGGCTGGGATCTCAG GTGGTCACATTAACCCGGCGGTGACGTTCGGTCTGTTCCTTGCTCGGAAGCTTTCACTCACCCGGGCCATCTTCTACATGGTAATGCAATGCTTGGGTGCCATATGTGGAGCTGGTGTGGTGAAGGGCTTCCAGCCATCACAGTACCAATTGCAGGGTGGTGGTGCCAATTCAGTCAACCATGGCTACACTAAGGGCGATGGCCTGGGGGCTGAGATTGTTGGAACATTTGTCCTTGTCTACACTGTCTTCTCCGCCACCGATGCGAAGAGGAATGCCAGAGACTCCCATGTCCCT ATCTTGGCTCCTCTGCCTATTGGATTTGCAGTGTTTCTTGTCCATCTCGCAACCATCCCCATCACAGGAACTGGCATCAACCCGGCTAGAAGCCTTGGAGCGGCCATCATCTTCAACCGAGCTCATGCGTGGCATGACCAC TGTAACAGATTTATATAA